A genomic segment from Spinacia oleracea cultivar Varoflay chromosome 3, BTI_SOV_V1, whole genome shotgun sequence encodes:
- the LOC110797815 gene encoding uncharacterized protein: protein MSPFTFTSTSRFRGSFNKSDILFGNSRKWIHSYEHKIHNRTPTPPFGGTYDVTQASCFRHWFKNWQELRKNKLTASTFGQAIGFWPRRRVQLWEEKIGAKEPFSGNIATGYNNIYEEEALERYKLATGRSVLIPKFQILSNNNLKDDWLAASPDGVVQENFYGLPSEGVLEIKCPYFEGDINKAFPWKRIPLYCMPQAQGLMEILDRDWMDLYVWTKNGSSLFRLDRDGEYWNVIKLALDDFWWNHVLPAKELYNESKITDPLTQLRSLKPEPRHELCSYIVYESKRLVDNESRLLWREIHGKIQYC from the exons ATGTCACCTTTCACCTTCACTTCAACTTCAAG ATTCAGAGGAAGTTTCAATAAATCGGACATACTTTTTGGGAATAGTCGCAAGTGGATTCATTCTTATGAACACAAGATACACAATCGTACTCCCACTCCTCCATTTGGTGGTACATATGATGTTACTCAAGCAAGTTGCTTTCGGCACTGGTTCAAGAACTGGCAGGAGCTAAGAAAGAACAAACTGACTGCAAGCACTTTTGGCCAGGCAATTGGGTTTTGGCCTCGTAGGAGAGTTCAATTATGGGAAGAGAAGATAGGGGCCAAAGAACCCTTCTCTGGTAACATTGCGACCGGGTATAACAATATCTATGAGGAGGAAGCTCTGGAAAGGTATAAGTTAGCAACTGGCAGGTCAGTTTTGATTCCTAAATTTCAGATTCTTAGTAACAATAACTTGAAAGATGATTGGCTTGCTGCCTCTCCTGACGGGGTCGTTCAAGAAAATTTTTATGGTTTGCCATCAGAAGGAGTGTTGGAAATTAAATGCCCTTATTTTGAAGGTGATATTAACAAAGCTTTCCCTTGGAAGCGGATCCCGCTTTATTGCATGCCACAAGCACAAGGTTTGATGGAGATACTTGATAGGGATTGGATGGATCTTTATGTTTGGACTAAAAATGGAAGTAGTTTGTTTAGGCTGGATAGAGATGGGGAATACTGGAATGTGATAAAGTTAGCTTTAGATGATTTTTGGTGGAATCATGTCCTGCCAGCAAAGGAGCTGTACAATGAGTCTAAAATAACTGATCCCTTGACTCAGTTAAGGTCGCTAAAACCAGAACCCCGGCATGAATTATGTAGTTACATAGTTTATGAAAGCAAGCGCCTTGTGGACAATGAATCTAGGCTATTGTGGCGTGAAATTCATGGTAAAATACAATATTGTTGA